One Prunus dulcis chromosome 8, ALMONDv2, whole genome shotgun sequence DNA window includes the following coding sequences:
- the LOC117636536 gene encoding pentatricopeptide repeat-containing protein At5g39710-like: MPLLKPHIPKPSSFACAPSDTLLAEKAITYLKRHPHNLNSLSSCFTPEAASYLLQKSQYDQPLTLKFLSWARNHGFFTFQCKCLALHILTRFKLYKSAQALAEDVALNSIDDRGNLVFQCLSDSLHICNSSSAVFDLVVKSYSHLNFIDKALNIVHLAKVHGFMPGVLSYNAILDAIIRSKGSVQFAEEVFSEMIRNGVSPNVYTYNILIRGFSGAGNLKMGLYFYSEMERNGCLPTVVTYNTLIDAYCKLKKIDQAFELLRSMVLKGLEPNLISYNVIINGLSREGRMNETSQVLEEMKRKGFVPDEVTCNTLISGYCKEDNFHQALVLQEEMRRNGLSPNVVTYTALINAMCKAKNLNRAMEFFDQMRVRGLHPNQRTYTTLIDGFSQQGFLTEAYDVLKEMIGNGFSPSVVTYNALINGYCLLGRMEDAIGILQDMTGKGLPPDVVSYSTIITGFCRHQELESAFRMKLEMVEKGVLPDAVTYSSLIQGVCQQRRLVEACDLFKEMLSMGMPPDEYTYTTLINAYCVEGDLNKALQLNDEMIQKGFLPDVVTYSVLINGLNKQVRTREAKRLLLKLFYEESVPDGVTYNTLIENCTNGEFKSVVALVKGFCMKGLMNEADQVFETMVERRHKPNEAVYDVIIHGHCKGGNVQKAYNLYKEMLHSGFVPHTVTVIALVKALFTEEMNNELSQVIGNTLRSCQLSDAELAKLHVDINHKEGNMDEVFNVLSDMAKDGLLPNSGVRASAGG; encoded by the coding sequence ATGCCGCTCCTGAAACCTCATATTCCCAAGCCCTCTTCCTTCGCCTGTGCTCCCTCCGACACCCTTCTCGCAGAAAAAGCAATCACATACCTCAAACGCCATCCCCACAATCTCAATTCACTCTCTTCCTGTTTTACCCCCGAGGCAGCCTCTTATTTACTCCAAAAGTCCCAATACGACCAGCCCCTAACCCTCAAGTTCCTCAGTTGGGCTCGAAACCATGGTTTCTTCACCTTCCAATGCAAGTGCCTCGCCCTCCACATCCTCACTCGCTTCAAGCTGTACAAGAGCGCCCAAGCCCTCGCCGAGGACGTTGCCCTCAATTCCATCGACGACAGGGGCAATTTGGTCTTTCAGTGCCTCAGCGACTCGTTACATATCTGCAATTCGAGCTCGGCGGTTTTTGACTTGGTGGTGAAGTCTTACTCTCACTTGAATTTCATTGATAAGGCTCTGAATATTGTTCATTTAGCCAAAGTTCATGGATTTATGCCTGGTGTGCTTTCATATAATGCAATTTTAGATGCAATAATTAGGTCAAAAGGGTCTGTTCAATTTGCTGAGGAGGTGTTTAGTGAGATGATTAGGAATGGGGTCTCCCCGAATGTTTATACTTACAACATTTTGATTAGGGGTTTTAGTGGAGCAGGGAATTTGAAAATGGGGCTGTACTTTTATAGTGAAATGGAAAGAAATGGATGTTTGCCGACTGTGGTTACTTACAATACGTTGATTGATGCATATTGCAAATTGAAGAAGATTGATCAGGCATTTGAACTGTTGAGATCGATGGTGTTGAAGGGTTTGGAGCCAAATTTGATTTCGTATAATGTGATAATCAATGGGTTGTCTCGAGAAGGGAGGATGAACGAGACAAGTCAGGTTCTCGAGgagatgaaaagaaaaggttttgTTCCTGATGAGGTGACTTGTAATACACTTATTAGTGGGTATTGCAAGGAAGATAATTTTCACCAAGCACTTGTTCTGCAAGAGGAGATGCGGAGGAATGGCTTGTCTCCAAATGTTGTCACTTATACAGCATTGATTAATGCTATGTGTAAGGCTAAGAATTTGAATCGAGCAATGGAGTTTTTCGATCAGATGCGTGTTAGGGGACTTCATCCAAATCAGAGGACGTATACTACATTGATTGATGGATTCTCCCAACAGGGGTTCTTAACTGAAGCTTATGATGTTCTGAAGGAAATGATTGGGAATGGATTCTCACCTTCGGTTGTGACTTACAATGCACTTATCAATGGATACTGCTTATTGGGGAGGATGGAAGATGCCATTGGAATCCTACAAGATATGACAGGGAAAGGGTTGCCCCCTGATGTCGTAAGTTATAGTACTATTATAACTGGGTTTTGTCGGCATCAGGAATTGGAGAGCGCATTTAGAATGAAGCTGGagatggtggagaagggtGTATTACCTGATGCTGTTACCTATTCATCACTGATTCAAGGTGTCTGCCAGCAAAGAAGACTAGTTGAAGCTTGTGATCTATTCAAAGAAATGTTGAGTATGGGTATGCCTCCTGATGAATATACATACACAACATTGATCAATGCTTACTGTGTGGAAGGTGATTTAAATAAGGCTCTTCAGTTGAATGATGAAATGATACAAAAAGGTTTCCTACCTGATGTTGTTACCTATAGTGTGCTTATTAATGGACTTAACAAACAAGTTAGGACGAGGGAAGCAAAGAGGCTTCTGCTCAAGTTGTTCTACGAGGAGTCTGTCCCTGATGGTGTCACATATAATACACTAATAGAGAACTGCACTAATGGTGAATTTAAGAGTGTGGTAGCCCTTGTAAAAGGATTCTGTATGAAGGGTTTGATGAACGAAGCAGACCAAGTTTTTGAGACAATGGTTGAGAGGAGACACAAGCCTAACGAAGCAGTTTATGATGTTATTATTCATGGTCATTGTAAGGGTGGAAATGTTCAGAAGGCATATAATTTGTACAAGGAAATGTTGCATTCTGGATTTGTTCCGCATACTGTGACGGTTATTGCGCTGGTTAAAGCACTTTTCACGGAGGAGATGAACAATGAATTGAGTCAAGTCATAGGGAACACACTGAGAAGCTGTCAGCTTTCTGATGCTGAACTTGCAAAACTACATGTTGATATCAACCATAAAGAAGGAAATATGGATGAAGTTTTTAATGTGCTTAGTGACATGGCTAAGGACGGCCTCCTTCCAAATAGTGGAGTAAGAGCCTCTGCAGGGGGATAA